Proteins co-encoded in one Spirosoma endbachense genomic window:
- a CDS encoding Lrp/AsnC family transcriptional regulator — MVNLDSIDHKILGLLQENARLTIQEIGQRINLSKTPVHERIKRLEREGVIDRYVTILDKKKLGNILMVYCQVTLDRQTRDAFADFDAAVRELPEVLECNRVSGTFDYLLKIVSRDMETYNRFYQEQLSVIPGTLHISSFFVMAEVKNSTIVPVG; from the coding sequence ATGGTAAATCTAGACTCAATTGATCATAAAATCCTGGGTCTTCTCCAGGAGAATGCCCGACTGACGATTCAGGAGATCGGACAGCGTATCAATCTATCCAAGACGCCCGTTCATGAGCGTATCAAACGACTCGAACGCGAAGGCGTTATCGACCGCTATGTGACAATTCTGGATAAAAAAAAACTGGGTAATATATTGATGGTTTACTGTCAGGTAACGCTGGACCGACAAACACGCGATGCCTTTGCCGACTTTGACGCAGCCGTACGTGAGTTACCAGAAGTACTGGAGTGTAACCGGGTTTCGGGAACGTTTGATTATCTGCTCAAAATCGTTAGCCGCGATATGGAAACGTATAACCGGTTTTATCAGGAACAATTGTCTGTTATTCCCGGAACGCTGCATATAAGTAGCTTTTTCGTGATGGCTGAGGTCAAAAATTCAACTATAGTACCAGTTGGGTGA
- a CDS encoding histidine phosphatase family protein produces MQQKTIYLIRHGETDYNRRGVVQGSGVDSDLNEMGRAQAMAFFQAYQHVPFQKIYISGLKRTYQTVESFIELGMPYEKLTGLNEISWGIMEGKVPGNIDNEYYRNLIEAWASGNTALPTDGGESPEEVVIRQKVAIDVILSHPDEETVLVAMHGRAMRILLCWLTNQPLSIMDQFEHSNLCLYKLRYDYDEKTFTIEVANDTSHLLTLALA; encoded by the coding sequence TTGCAACAAAAAACCATATATTTAATTCGCCACGGCGAAACCGATTATAATCGGCGGGGCGTGGTGCAGGGAAGTGGCGTTGACTCAGATCTCAATGAGATGGGCCGCGCCCAGGCTATGGCATTTTTTCAGGCCTATCAGCATGTTCCCTTCCAGAAAATCTATATTTCTGGCCTCAAACGGACCTATCAAACGGTTGAATCGTTTATCGAACTCGGTATGCCCTACGAAAAACTAACAGGTCTCAATGAGATCAGTTGGGGCATCATGGAAGGTAAAGTTCCGGGTAATATAGACAATGAATACTACCGAAATCTGATTGAAGCCTGGGCTTCGGGCAATACGGCTTTACCAACCGATGGCGGAGAGAGTCCGGAAGAAGTTGTCATTCGTCAGAAAGTTGCTATCGATGTTATTTTATCACATCCTGACGAAGAAACGGTTCTGGTGGCCATGCACGGGCGGGCTATGCGGATTTTACTCTGCTGGCTTACGAACCAGCCGTTGTCGATAATGGACCAGTTTGAGCACAGCAACCTATGTCTGTACAAACTTCGCTACGATTACGACGAAAAAACATTTACCATCGAAGTGGCAAACGATACATCGCACTTGCTAACATTGGCATTGGCTTAA
- a CDS encoding efflux RND transporter periplasmic adaptor subunit: protein MKKYSFILPCSRPLQIRDHLGLSTDKPMAAAFGFLVRSSTDTRFRQRAIAAIAGLLLMGSLSSCGSSAQSDDASSTERHETNLLSTARLDTARLENAVNELNLTGKITFNQDQVVKVFPLVGGHIETIKADLGDFVKKGQTLAVIRSGDLADLEQQGISARGQLSVAQKNLQVTEDMAQAGLSSQRELVASKEQLLAAKGEVNRVSERRRILGGNGSVYVVKAPMSGFIVEKTASPGMELRSDDPENLFTISNLDRVWVMANVYESDLANVHEGDPTTITTLSYPDKVFHGRIDKIFNVLDPDSKTLKVRVTLDNADYRLKPEMFANVSVTYPGRDKRVTVPAGAVVFDKNRNFVVAVNKENQPIVREVNIYKTVGQKTFLASGLTPGDRVVTTNQLLIYNALGN from the coding sequence AAGTATTCATTCATATTGCCCTGCTCCCGCCCGCTTCAAATTCGCGACCACCTGGGGTTAAGTACCGATAAACCAATGGCGGCTGCCTTCGGATTTCTGGTCCGTTCATCGACTGATACCAGATTTCGGCAACGGGCAATAGCTGCTATTGCTGGCCTGCTCCTGATGGGTAGCCTGAGTAGTTGCGGCTCATCGGCCCAATCGGACGATGCATCGTCGACAGAGCGCCATGAAACGAATTTGCTGTCTACGGCCCGACTCGATACAGCCAGGTTAGAAAATGCTGTCAATGAGTTGAATCTGACCGGAAAAATCACGTTTAATCAGGATCAGGTTGTCAAGGTATTCCCGCTTGTTGGTGGGCATATTGAGACGATCAAAGCCGATTTAGGCGATTTTGTTAAAAAAGGACAGACCTTAGCCGTGATCCGGTCGGGCGATCTTGCCGACCTGGAGCAACAGGGTATATCGGCCCGTGGACAGCTGTCTGTTGCTCAGAAGAATCTTCAGGTTACCGAAGACATGGCGCAGGCTGGTTTGAGTTCGCAACGTGAACTGGTAGCCAGCAAAGAACAACTGTTAGCGGCAAAAGGTGAAGTCAATCGTGTTTCGGAACGGCGTCGGATTCTGGGCGGTAATGGATCTGTTTATGTAGTGAAAGCGCCAATGAGTGGGTTTATCGTTGAAAAGACAGCCTCTCCCGGCATGGAACTGCGTTCGGATGACCCCGAAAATCTGTTCACCATTTCGAATCTTGATCGTGTATGGGTGATGGCTAACGTATATGAGTCCGATCTGGCTAATGTTCATGAAGGCGACCCCACAACTATTACGACCCTCTCCTACCCTGACAAAGTCTTTCATGGTCGAATCGATAAGATTTTTAATGTACTCGACCCCGATAGCAAGACACTGAAGGTACGGGTAACCCTCGACAACGCCGACTATCGGCTAAAACCGGAAATGTTCGCCAACGTGAGCGTAACCTATCCCGGCCGCGACAAACGCGTAACAGTGCCGGCTGGGGCTGTTGTCTTCGACAAAAATCGTAACTTTGTGGTTGCTGTCAATAAAGAAAACCAGCCCATTGTACGCGAAGTAAACATCTACAAAACAGTCGGGCAAAAAACGTTCCTGGCGAGCGGTCTGACTCCCGGCGACCGGGTTGTTACCACAAACCAGCTATTGATCTACAATGCGTTAGGCAATTAA
- a CDS encoding LytR/AlgR family response regulator transcription factor produces the protein MKTLIIDDERLARNELRRLLENFPKIQIVGEAANADEALPMIEDLEPELLFLDIQMPGKNGFELLQSIEGKTPEVIFTTAFDEYAIKAFEFNALDYLLKPVELARLSEAIHRVEEEQQHAGETQGPSIGPTSKVLGENDQVFVKDGEKCWFVKLGKVRLFESMGNYVRLYFDDQKPLVLKSLNALEDRLNPATFFRANRKHIINLQWIEKIEPWFSGGLLVTLRGGDKIEISRRQAIRFKDLLSL, from the coding sequence ATGAAGACCCTTATTATCGACGACGAACGGTTAGCCCGCAACGAACTCCGCCGGCTACTGGAAAACTTTCCGAAAATTCAGATTGTGGGCGAAGCTGCCAATGCAGATGAGGCCCTGCCAATGATCGAAGACCTCGAGCCTGAGCTACTGTTTCTGGATATTCAGATGCCGGGCAAAAACGGTTTCGAATTGTTACAGTCCATTGAGGGCAAAACGCCGGAAGTTATTTTCACAACGGCCTTCGATGAATATGCTATCAAGGCCTTTGAATTCAATGCGCTCGATTATCTGCTCAAGCCTGTTGAGTTAGCCCGGCTTTCGGAAGCGATTCACCGTGTAGAAGAGGAACAACAGCACGCGGGGGAAACACAGGGACCGTCGATTGGGCCAACGTCTAAAGTCCTGGGTGAGAACGATCAGGTTTTCGTGAAAGATGGCGAGAAATGCTGGTTTGTTAAACTCGGCAAAGTGCGGTTGTTCGAGTCGATGGGTAACTATGTTCGCCTGTATTTCGATGACCAGAAACCGTTAGTGTTAAAGTCATTGAATGCGTTGGAAGATCGGCTTAATCCGGCCACTTTTTTTCGAGCCAACCGTAAGCATATTATCAATTTGCAGTGGATTGAAAAAATTGAACCCTGGTTTAGTGGCGGGTTGCTTGTCACTTTACGGGGAGGAGATAAAATCGAAATAAGCCGTCGTCAGGCGATACGATTTAAAGATTTGTTAAGTTTGTAA
- a CDS encoding hotdog fold thioesterase, with product MKAGFDLSNLEFAHADSIVKHLGIEFTEAGEGYLTARMPVDGRTHQPFGILHGGASVVLAESLGSTASYMLLDDPTKQRAVGLEINANHLRSVREGWVYGRCTPIHTGRTTHVWDIRITDEQGRLVCVSRLTIAIING from the coding sequence ATGAAAGCAGGCTTTGACCTGAGTAACCTGGAGTTTGCCCACGCCGACTCGATTGTTAAACATTTGGGCATTGAGTTTACGGAAGCGGGAGAAGGGTATCTGACCGCCCGAATGCCGGTCGATGGTCGGACTCACCAGCCTTTCGGGATTTTACACGGAGGAGCCTCGGTTGTTCTGGCCGAATCATTGGGCAGTACAGCCTCCTATATGCTGCTCGATGATCCAACGAAGCAACGGGCTGTTGGGCTTGAAATCAATGCCAATCACCTCCGCTCCGTACGCGAGGGATGGGTATATGGCCGTTGCACACCCATTCATACGGGACGTACCACGCACGTATGGGACATCCGAATTACTGATGAACAGGGCAGACTTGTTTGCGTGAGTCGGCTAACGATTGCGATTATAAATGGGTGA
- a CDS encoding DUF3298 and DUF4163 domain-containing protein: protein MKYLLVAYLFLGSTVLFTSCNHQSGPPVLERQQYKLAGASTCDTSVNKGVDVSVSYFLLNDDSQAARTINDSMRQISVGSIVDWLDSTTVANNPEARVDLNKAATLFATDYESMMKDMDKLGGCWELKTTADTVYTSSNAITVKIETYAYTGGAHPNSNLAFYTFDRETGKTLALTDLVEDTTALLSVVEKAFRKQQDLLPQYNLEERGYFLRDGRFFLPANIGVGRDGLIFYYNPYEIAAYAVGPIEVTVPYEQLNGILRDSWY from the coding sequence ATGAAGTATCTTTTAGTCGCGTATCTTTTTTTGGGCTCAACAGTATTGTTTACGTCCTGTAATCACCAGTCAGGGCCTCCTGTACTGGAACGCCAACAGTACAAACTTGCCGGAGCCAGTACGTGCGATACGTCTGTCAATAAGGGGGTTGATGTGTCGGTTTCTTATTTTCTACTCAATGATGATTCGCAGGCGGCCCGTACCATCAATGACAGCATGCGCCAGATAAGCGTTGGTAGTATTGTAGACTGGCTCGATAGTACAACAGTTGCTAATAATCCAGAAGCTCGGGTTGACCTGAACAAAGCAGCAACACTGTTTGCAACCGACTACGAATCCATGATGAAAGATATGGATAAACTAGGCGGCTGCTGGGAACTGAAAACTACGGCCGATACTGTTTATACGAGCTCAAACGCGATTACGGTTAAGATCGAAACCTATGCGTATACGGGAGGGGCCCATCCTAATTCCAATCTGGCATTTTACACCTTTGATCGCGAAACGGGCAAAACACTGGCTTTGACCGATTTGGTGGAAGATACAACTGCCTTGCTTAGCGTTGTCGAAAAGGCGTTTAGAAAACAACAGGACCTGCTGCCACAGTATAACCTGGAAGAACGCGGGTACTTTTTGCGGGATGGCCGTTTTTTTCTGCCAGCCAATATTGGGGTTGGTCGTGATGGGCTGATTTTCTACTACAATCCTTACGAAATAGCCGCTTATGCAGTTGGTCCAATCGAGGTAACCGTGCCGTATGAACAACTAAACGGTATTCTGCGCGACTCCTGGTATTAG
- a CDS encoding peptidase domain-containing ABC transporter: protein MPTFSYYHQLDQMDCGPTCLRMVAKYYGRSYTVQRLREKSQISKEGVSLLGISEAAEAIGFRTMGVKVSFEKLATEAPLPCIIHWDQNHFVVVYDIKRASVGWMNRIKGGRKAIKGIDTDVLPKPFMHDFRIDKGDVIITPNGWAEREQFRQNSAPHSFPFVTKGTVYIADPAKGLVAYPAEEFCDHWLSSQTGKEREGVVLLLEPTPGFFEQDDERTNAYNFERVFGYLWQYKGLLVQLALGLAVGSGLQLLFPFLTQSVVDVGVNTQNIPFIYLVLGAQLMLMAGRLSVEFIRSWILLHISTRVNLSILSDFLIKLMRLPVSFFDSKQFGDLMQRIGDHHRIESFLTSQTISVLFSMVNLVIFGAVLAMYNLSIFSIFVVSSLLYVGWVVLFLHQRRKLDFKRFDVSAKNQSRLVQLIQGMQEIKLAGAERPMRWAWEQLQARLFRLQMRGLALSQYQQAGAFTINEGKNIFITFLAAQAVINGQLSLGGMLAMQQLIGQLNSPIEQLIGFVQSLQDAKISLERLNEIHTLADEEPAEHVFLTSIPESVGLHLKNVSFQYTGAGNEPVLQGIDLLIPEGKTTAIVGMSGSGKTTLLKLLLRFYEPNKGEIRLGNAISLGGIPLKNISHTFWRSQCGAVMQDGFIFSDTIARNIAVGVDRIDARKLEHAIQVANLRDFVDSLPSGLHTKIGAEGSGISQGQRQRILIARAVYKDPAYLFFDEATNSLDANNEAVIVQNLDAFFRDHTGRPRTVVVVAHRLSTVRHADQIVVLDKGKITEIGTHAMLVAKQGSYWQLVKNQLELGV from the coding sequence ATGCCCACCTTTTCCTATTATCACCAACTCGACCAAATGGATTGTGGTCCCACCTGCCTACGCATGGTGGCAAAGTACTATGGTCGTTCCTATACAGTGCAGAGACTGCGTGAGAAATCTCAGATTAGCAAAGAAGGAGTATCGTTACTGGGTATTTCGGAAGCGGCTGAAGCCATTGGATTTAGGACGATGGGCGTCAAGGTTTCGTTCGAGAAATTAGCCACGGAGGCACCATTGCCCTGTATTATACATTGGGATCAGAATCATTTTGTCGTAGTCTATGACATTAAGAGAGCTAGTGTAGGCTGGATGAACCGTATTAAAGGTGGTCGCAAGGCCATCAAAGGAATTGATACTGACGTATTGCCTAAACCGTTCATGCACGATTTCAGGATCGATAAGGGCGACGTTATTATTACACCTAATGGATGGGCTGAGCGGGAACAGTTTAGGCAAAATTCTGCCCCGCACTCCTTTCCCTTCGTAACCAAAGGCACAGTTTATATAGCTGACCCGGCCAAAGGGTTAGTCGCTTATCCGGCAGAGGAGTTTTGTGACCATTGGTTATCGTCGCAAACGGGTAAGGAGCGTGAAGGTGTTGTATTGCTGCTCGAACCAACTCCAGGTTTTTTTGAACAGGATGACGAGCGGACAAACGCTTACAATTTTGAGCGGGTCTTTGGCTACTTATGGCAGTACAAAGGGCTGTTGGTACAACTTGCGCTGGGGCTGGCTGTCGGCAGTGGGTTGCAATTGTTATTCCCGTTTCTGACTCAGTCGGTTGTGGATGTGGGCGTCAATACGCAGAATATTCCCTTCATATATTTGGTATTGGGGGCGCAACTCATGCTGATGGCTGGGCGGCTGTCGGTCGAGTTTATCCGAAGCTGGATTCTACTACACATCAGCACCCGCGTCAACCTGAGCATTCTGTCTGATTTTCTGATCAAATTGATGCGCTTACCCGTGTCGTTTTTCGACAGCAAACAGTTTGGCGATCTCATGCAGCGGATCGGCGACCATCATCGGATCGAAAGCTTCCTGACCAGTCAAACGATTTCGGTGCTGTTTTCGATGGTCAACCTCGTCATTTTCGGCGCAGTGCTGGCCATGTATAACCTCAGCATTTTTAGCATTTTCGTGGTGTCGAGTCTCCTCTATGTTGGCTGGGTGGTGTTGTTTCTGCACCAGCGCCGGAAACTGGATTTTAAGCGGTTTGATGTATCCGCCAAGAACCAGAGTAGACTGGTGCAACTGATTCAGGGTATGCAGGAAATCAAGCTGGCCGGTGCTGAACGACCGATGCGCTGGGCGTGGGAGCAATTACAGGCCCGGCTGTTTCGCTTGCAAATGCGTGGGTTGGCCTTGAGTCAGTACCAGCAGGCCGGGGCGTTTACCATTAACGAAGGCAAGAATATTTTCATCACATTTCTGGCCGCTCAAGCCGTCATCAACGGCCAGTTGTCGCTGGGAGGTATGCTGGCCATGCAGCAACTAATTGGTCAGCTAAACAGCCCAATTGAGCAACTGATCGGATTCGTCCAAAGTTTGCAGGATGCCAAAATCAGCCTTGAACGGCTTAACGAAATTCATACGCTTGCCGATGAAGAACCGGCTGAGCACGTTTTCCTGACGTCCATACCTGAGTCAGTTGGGTTGCATCTGAAAAATGTATCATTCCAGTATACGGGTGCTGGCAACGAACCTGTTTTGCAAGGCATTGATTTACTGATTCCTGAGGGGAAAACAACAGCCATCGTTGGTATGAGCGGTAGCGGTAAAACCACATTACTGAAACTTTTGCTGCGGTTCTACGAACCGAACAAAGGCGAAATTCGATTAGGTAATGCCATCTCGCTGGGTGGCATTCCACTTAAAAATATAAGTCATACGTTCTGGCGAAGTCAATGCGGGGCGGTTATGCAGGACGGATTTATCTTTTCCGATACCATTGCCAGGAATATTGCTGTGGGAGTAGACCGAATTGATGCACGAAAATTAGAGCATGCCATACAGGTTGCCAATCTGCGTGATTTTGTTGATTCATTGCCATCGGGTCTGCACACAAAAATTGGCGCAGAGGGTAGTGGCATCAGCCAGGGGCAACGACAGCGGATTTTGATTGCACGAGCGGTTTACAAAGACCCTGCTTATCTCTTTTTCGACGAAGCGACTAATTCTTTAGATGCTAATAACGAAGCCGTGATTGTGCAGAATCTGGATGCGTTTTTTCGTGATCATACGGGACGGCCACGAACAGTAGTAGTCGTTGCGCATCGACTCAGTACGGTTCGTCATGCCGATCAGATTGTTGTGTTGGATAAGGGGAAAATTACGGAAATAGGTACTCATGCCATGCTTGTTGCTAAACAGGGAAGCTATTGGCAATTAGTGAAGAATCAACTGGAACTGGGTGTGTAG
- a CDS encoding sensor histidine kinase, which produces MSTSKQKIYWFCQLFGWSLLILVEYLAYVLESGFDPDALYLAIANIFLGITLTHLYRLMIRRWNWVRLPFFRLVPRVLLSVLVLAMIMTLVNIPIDRRLFPQYFIEEPWPTIGYLLTWGKNMLTWVLSYTAYHYVEENRNAEIERILLKTSIRETEAKVLRSQLNPHFVFNALNSIRALVYENPTKAQQGITQLSNLLRNSLLADRRKTVELREEIKTVEDYLALEKVRYEDRLTSRIELDNRTLFWQVPPMMLQTLVENAIKHGVSTAVGGGFVEVQSTIVADKLHITIRNTGVLGDKEASGGFGLANTAQRLELLYGPEATFQIFQEDDNIVCAEISIPTQSEGIFRREKVKNGEL; this is translated from the coding sequence ATGAGTACTTCAAAACAAAAAATATATTGGTTTTGCCAGCTCTTTGGCTGGTCACTCCTCATACTGGTGGAGTATCTGGCGTATGTGCTTGAATCGGGGTTTGATCCTGATGCACTTTACCTGGCCATCGCTAATATTTTTCTGGGAATTACGCTGACGCACCTCTATCGATTGATGATCCGGCGATGGAATTGGGTGCGGCTTCCTTTCTTCCGGCTTGTTCCGCGTGTGCTCCTGTCGGTGCTGGTGTTGGCCATGATTATGACACTGGTCAACATCCCGATCGATAGGCGTTTATTCCCACAATATTTTATTGAAGAACCCTGGCCAACGATTGGCTATTTGTTAACCTGGGGTAAGAATATGCTCACTTGGGTGCTTAGCTACACAGCCTATCATTACGTTGAAGAAAACCGAAACGCTGAAATTGAACGGATTTTGCTTAAAACCAGTATCCGGGAAACAGAAGCGAAAGTATTACGGTCGCAGTTGAATCCGCACTTTGTTTTCAACGCATTGAACAGCATTCGGGCGCTGGTTTATGAAAACCCGACCAAAGCGCAGCAGGGTATCACCCAACTCTCCAATCTGCTCCGGAACTCCCTGCTGGCCGACCGGCGCAAAACGGTCGAGCTGCGCGAAGAAATCAAGACCGTTGAAGATTATCTGGCCCTCGAAAAAGTCCGCTACGAAGACCGCCTGACTTCCCGCATTGAGCTGGATAACCGGACGCTGTTCTGGCAAGTGCCGCCAATGATGCTCCAGACACTGGTCGAAAACGCCATTAAACACGGAGTTTCGACAGCAGTAGGTGGTGGCTTTGTTGAGGTTCAGTCAACCATAGTAGCCGACAAACTGCACATTACCATCCGTAATACGGGTGTGCTGGGCGATAAAGAGGCATCAGGAGGATTCGGGCTGGCCAATACGGCTCAACGGCTCGAATTGCTTTATGGCCCTGAGGCTACCTTCCAGATTTTTCAGGAAGATGACAATATAGTCTGTGCTGAAATTAGTATTCCTACCCAGTCGGAGGGTATATTTCGACGTGAAAAAGTAAAGAATGGTGAATTATAA
- the ald gene encoding alanine dehydrogenase, translating to MVIGVPKEIKNNENRVALTPAGVAELRKYGHTVYVQVNAGEGSGFEDTEYIAAGATMLPSIEEVYGIAEMIMKVKEPIAAEYDLIKEDQLLFTYFHFASSEELTQAMLAKGAVCLAYETVERPDRSLPLLVPMSEVAGRMAVQEGAKYLEKPLKGRGILLGGVPGVKPANVLILGGGIVGTQAAKMAAGLGAHVTIMDVSLARLRYLSDIMPPNVQTMMSNDYNIREMIKVCDLIIGAVLIPGAKAPHLITRDMLKLMRSGTVLVDVAVDQGGCIETCRPTTHEDPTFIIDGVVHYCVANMPGAVPYTSTLALTNATLPYALQLANKGWQQACRDNMDLQLGLNVVDGKIVYKGVADAFNLPLTPVSQVLAEEELAN from the coding sequence ATGGTTATTGGTGTTCCGAAGGAAATCAAAAACAATGAAAACCGCGTTGCTCTGACACCTGCTGGTGTTGCTGAGCTTCGGAAGTATGGCCATACTGTCTATGTACAGGTCAACGCTGGCGAAGGCAGTGGTTTTGAGGACACAGAATACATTGCGGCTGGTGCGACAATGCTCCCTTCAATCGAAGAGGTATATGGCATTGCCGAAATGATTATGAAGGTTAAAGAGCCAATTGCGGCTGAATATGACCTTATTAAAGAAGATCAATTACTGTTTACCTATTTCCACTTTGCTTCGTCGGAAGAGTTAACACAGGCTATGCTGGCTAAAGGCGCAGTTTGCCTGGCTTACGAAACGGTGGAGCGACCAGATCGTAGCTTACCACTACTCGTACCCATGTCGGAAGTAGCCGGTCGGATGGCGGTTCAGGAAGGAGCCAAGTATCTTGAAAAACCGCTCAAAGGTCGTGGCATTCTTCTGGGTGGCGTTCCGGGCGTAAAACCAGCCAACGTACTTATTTTGGGTGGTGGAATTGTCGGAACACAGGCCGCGAAAATGGCTGCCGGTTTAGGGGCGCATGTTACCATCATGGATGTTAGTCTGGCACGTCTACGCTATTTGTCGGACATTATGCCGCCCAACGTTCAGACAATGATGTCGAACGATTACAACATTCGTGAAATGATCAAGGTCTGCGATCTGATCATTGGTGCTGTCTTGATTCCGGGTGCTAAAGCTCCTCACCTCATTACCCGCGATATGTTGAAACTGATGCGATCGGGTACGGTGCTTGTAGACGTTGCGGTTGATCAGGGAGGTTGCATTGAAACCTGCCGCCCAACCACGCACGAAGATCCAACCTTCATTATCGATGGCGTTGTGCATTACTGTGTAGCAAATATGCCGGGAGCAGTGCCTTACACCAGTACCCTTGCGTTAACGAATGCTACTCTGCCTTATGCACTCCAGTTGGCTAACAAAGGCTGGCAACAAGCCTGCCGCGACAACATGGACCTTCAGTTAGGGTTGAATGTAGTTGATGGCAAAATTGTTTACAAAGGTGTTGCTGATGCGTTCAATCTACCACTGACTCCTGTAAGCCAGGTATTGGCGGAAGAAGAACTGGCAAACTAA
- a CDS encoding HlyD family efflux transporter periplasmic adaptor subunit, translating to MNPGSDYFTELRSEEVHELLARPPKWLLRWGITVVCLAVTLVFVGAWMVHYPDLVRASFKLTSANAPKAILTRTDGKLIRLFAHEGKTVRAGTILAYLESTAHHDQVLRLSHELTKAWSIASQGNLDGLDRLDLSHYSQLGELQNAYQTFEQAHIQLRAYLANGFYSHKKRLLLQEISDLRALAQNLQEQRQIQARDMALAQEDYAIQQRLAIDKVIAPLELKREESKAIARKLPYQQTMSALINNITAQRAKQKEILELAKQVAEERDKFLQTLNTLQSATDAWKLKYILTAPVTGRVIFVGILQENQSVSINQELFYVAPPSATCFGELRIPQQNAGKVQIGQKVQIKFAGYPYQEYGIVHGRIATMADVSLKDSVFLAKVTLNNGLRTSYGQKLAYKSGMAASAEVVTEDSRLIEKLFYQLRKLTNGQ from the coding sequence ATGAATCCCGGTTCAGATTACTTTACCGAACTACGCTCTGAGGAGGTACACGAACTGTTGGCCCGACCACCGAAATGGTTGCTTCGTTGGGGCATTACGGTTGTCTGTCTGGCCGTTACCTTGGTATTTGTTGGTGCCTGGATGGTTCATTACCCTGATCTGGTGCGGGCTTCGTTCAAGCTCACTTCTGCCAACGCGCCCAAAGCTATTCTAACCCGTACCGACGGTAAACTGATTAGGTTGTTTGCGCACGAAGGGAAGACCGTAAGGGCCGGAACAATACTCGCTTATCTGGAAAGCACCGCTCATCACGATCAAGTACTTCGGTTGTCGCACGAACTGACCAAAGCCTGGTCGATAGCTAGTCAGGGTAATCTTGACGGATTGGATCGATTGGATTTATCCCATTACAGCCAATTGGGTGAATTACAAAATGCTTACCAAACCTTTGAGCAGGCGCATATTCAGCTACGAGCTTACCTGGCTAATGGATTTTATAGTCACAAAAAAAGGCTTTTGTTGCAGGAAATCTCCGATTTACGTGCATTGGCCCAAAACTTACAGGAACAGCGTCAGATACAGGCAAGAGATATGGCGCTCGCTCAGGAAGACTATGCAATTCAACAACGGTTAGCCATCGACAAGGTGATTGCTCCACTTGAGTTGAAAAGGGAGGAAAGTAAAGCCATCGCTCGCAAACTGCCTTACCAGCAAACAATGTCGGCATTGATTAATAACATTACAGCGCAACGGGCAAAGCAGAAAGAGATTCTGGAATTAGCGAAACAGGTAGCCGAAGAACGGGATAAATTCTTGCAGACACTCAACACTTTGCAAAGTGCAACGGATGCCTGGAAGTTGAAATATATTCTTACTGCTCCCGTAACCGGGCGCGTTATTTTTGTGGGTATTTTGCAGGAGAACCAATCCGTTTCGATCAACCAGGAGCTATTTTATGTAGCACCCCCTAGTGCCACCTGCTTCGGCGAATTACGTATTCCACAACAGAATGCCGGCAAGGTGCAGATTGGGCAGAAAGTACAGATAAAATTTGCCGGCTATCCCTATCAGGAATACGGAATTGTTCATGGTCGTATTGCAACTATGGCAGACGTTTCTCTAAAAGACAGCGTATTTCTGGCCAAGGTCACCCTCAATAACGGCTTAAGAACGAGTTATGGCCAGAAGTTAGCCTATAAAAGTGGTATGGCTGCTTCTGCCGAGGTTGTTACAGAAGATAGTCGACTAATCGAAAAGCTGTTTTATCAGCTGAGGAAATTAACGAATGGTCAGTGA